From a region of the Blastopirellula marina genome:
- the zwf gene encoding glucose-6-phosphate dehydrogenase, protein MSHTIVIFGASGDLTSRKLIPALYLLSKKKRLPEGTRIVGMSRTEFSHDAWRDELKKSTQKFTDSKFEEESWNKFAANIYYHPGDLTQLEDLQGLKWLLEKLEAGPAERVYYLSTAPRLYIAAIDKLGESGLANQEEGPRRIVLEKPFGYDLGTAKKLNTDVNRVFPEEMVYRIDHYLGKETVQNLMVMRFANSIFEPLWNRNYIDHVQITVAEEVVVGRRGGYYDQAGVLRDMFQNHLLQLLMVTAMEAPVRFDADMVRDEKVKVLQAIRPMASEEIANETLRGQYAGYRQEEGVPRDSQTETFAALRLWVDNWRWNGVPFYLRSGKGMSCRTTQIVIQYRHPPHSLFGQKSYVDACRLVMQIQPAEGLQLQIQTKVPDSGMMTRTSPLDFRFCKEFQGEMPDAYQRLLLDAIQGDASLFARSDEVELAWGIIDPIIQTWRSEKAPTLHLYETGYWGPNESNDWMAEHGRQWFDVCPILH, encoded by the coding sequence ATGCCTGGCGGGACGAACTGAAGAAGAGCACGCAGAAGTTCACCGACTCGAAATTTGAAGAAGAGTCGTGGAACAAGTTCGCCGCCAACATCTACTATCACCCCGGCGACCTGACTCAGTTGGAAGACCTGCAAGGGCTGAAGTGGCTGCTGGAAAAGCTGGAAGCGGGACCGGCTGAGCGAGTCTATTACCTGTCGACGGCACCACGGCTTTACATCGCTGCGATCGATAAGCTGGGAGAATCTGGCCTGGCGAATCAGGAAGAAGGCCCGCGACGTATCGTGCTGGAAAAACCATTCGGCTACGACCTGGGCACGGCCAAGAAGTTGAACACCGACGTCAATCGCGTCTTCCCTGAAGAGATGGTCTATCGCATCGACCACTACCTGGGAAAAGAAACAGTTCAGAACTTGATGGTGATGCGGTTTGCTAACTCGATCTTTGAACCACTGTGGAATCGCAACTACATCGACCACGTTCAGATCACCGTGGCCGAAGAAGTGGTTGTGGGACGCCGTGGCGGTTACTACGATCAGGCCGGCGTGCTGCGGGACATGTTCCAAAACCATCTGCTGCAACTGCTGATGGTCACGGCAATGGAAGCTCCCGTTCGCTTCGACGCCGACATGGTGCGGGATGAAAAGGTCAAGGTCCTGCAGGCTATCCGCCCGATGGCCTCGGAGGAAATCGCCAATGAAACGCTTCGCGGGCAGTATGCCGGCTACCGCCAGGAAGAAGGCGTGCCGCGCGACAGCCAGACCGAAACATTCGCTGCCCTGCGGCTGTGGGTTGATAACTGGCGCTGGAATGGCGTGCCGTTCTATTTGCGTAGCGGCAAAGGGATGTCATGTCGCACGACCCAGATCGTCATTCAATACCGTCATCCACCCCACTCGCTCTTCGGTCAGAAATCATACGTGGACGCATGTCGCCTGGTGATGCAGATTCAACCTGCGGAAGGTTTGCAGCTGCAGATCCAGACCAAGGTGCCTGACTCAGGCATGATGACACGCACCAGCCCGCTGGACTTTCGCTTCTGCAAAGAGTTTCAGGGGGAAATGCCCGACGCGTACCAGCGATTGCTATTGGATGCGATCCAAGGGGATGCCAGCCTGTTTGCACGCAGCGACGAAGTGGAATTGGCCTGGGGGATCATCGACCCGATCATCCAGACCTGGCGAAGTGAGAAGGCCCCGACACTGCACCTGTACGAGACCGGCTACTGGGGACCAAACGAATCGAACGACTGGATGGCCGAGCATGGCCGGCAATGGTTCGACGTCTGCCCTATTCTGCACTAA